TGTAACACTGCCTTTTTGTCAATCAACACACCAGAGTGGTACATTTTGAATGACATATATGTCTCAAACTGGATGCTGGCTCATGGGGGCCCAATTTCTCATCATGGGATAGCTTCAAAAGGGCAACACTTGGTTTTGTTATGAGGATGAAGTCTGATGGGAGTCTCTCCTTGGCCAATTTGTCACCAAATTCTTCCACATAATTCATTTCATTGAACTGTTGAGCCCTACGTGACGAGGTCGCAGCTCGAGTTGGCCTTGATGAAGATTTAGGAGTTGAGAGGTAGTTGGGGCAGTTTGGCCCTAGGGATGGCACTACAACTGGTTTGAGGTACCTGTAAAAAAAGAACAGTTATAAGCATACGTATCAAAAGTGAGCAGCTGTCTTACCTGTTCTTCAGAGCCTTGCCTAGTATCTGACTTCTTTTAGACTCACAGATGAAATCAGATTTGTTGAAATGCAGGGAACACAGCTCTACCAAACACATTgcgttgttcattttttttcttcaataaagccATGTTTGCGCGTGCCtggtcctgcttacaggagtccttggtcAAGCGTAGGTACGCGAAgtgaagaatataattaattgactgAGGAAGAGATTATGCGAATTGAAGCtgaaatttctcaatttttccaAGTTATTTGGTTAATTATCACTTCGAAGGGTCGATGGAATGTCTCATTGTGTTAAGGAGTTGTGAATTTGGCTCTTATGGTCTATGGAGTATTTGGAAAAGGGGGGAGATGAGTTATCTCGGATTCCATCCGTTGAGTGAGAGAGGAGGCTGAAAGAgataatatcttaatatataagGTGTGGCATTTTTAGAAATGATGTTTATAATAACTCCTTCTAGTCTCATCCCTCCACGCATTCTCCTTGTTTCTCTAGGTCTTCCTGGATTCCTGGTATTGAATTGTTTGTGtctttcaacctcgtcaagacacaacataaGGCTTTACGACTTTTATTATATCTACCATGATAATGACAGTAGAATTAATTTCAGGAATACTTTGCACTGGAGTCGTGCAAATTCGTACTCGCGTTTTTCTTCTTGGACATCGATGAACTCGGATAGGAGTGAATTCAatgcataatataattatgcattaataaataatcatgcttcttattcaaacttaattgTTTGTTACATAATAATaggtattaatattatattacattaattatcattagattttgtgatgattttatcgatcataattgttggaataagtttacgggtaggattagacaatcatAGTAGTTTGTACagtaatattacaataatagtaaataagcaataacaaaaaaataagcatatctattattaataatgtaattcgCCTTTAAGCGAGTGTCAGCTACGATCGAATTCATTGAACCAGTTTTTCACAGTGCTATAGGATAGTGCATCGCACGAAAATTTTCACaacttaattccatttttttgcccaattaattttttcaagtcactgtaaCCCAGAGCCCTATAAGGCCTTATAGGGTTCTGCTGTGGACAACCTAAAATTATTGTCGTAAGTCAAAACATTCTGACTacgattatgctacaaaaatgtcacTTTTACCAAAGGAAATATCAAATTGCACCTGGCAACACTTAGTGTAGCCTAggcaagaaatatatatagcatatatatgtatcataCAATTATAGGTAAATATGACAACAAGCTACATACAAGAACATCTTTTATACAGTCCTTGATGCTTAGCTACACAAGGGCTATTGTTCTTGGGCTACAATACATACCAAAAGTTTTAGTAATAGCTACCCATTTGGTAACCATGTGtttagtaaaataatgattttctcTTCTCGatcagtttttcttttctatctgctctcttgtttattttgaaaaggaatCAAGTAAAAAAGAAACGAGCGTAGGTATTTATACCATGTACAAGTTGccattttgtacaagttgtatctAGTACACTctgattgtacaagttgcaactaaaaaaagaaatgaaacattttaaatgataataatgttataattaccaaattacttttgtaattatttataatgtaatcaTTGAAATTCCATAAGATGGTCGATATAATACaggtgtaatttttgaattttcttatgaaaatgataaattaatgagGCTTATCATGTGGCACTATATAATTCAAGTACACTGTTCCATTTCacgtaattatattatttggtgAAAGTAaatgttgaaattaattaatagtaggTAATCAAAAGTCTAGTATTAAGATTACTTACAAAAATGAAACGTTGTATAAATATGAGACGTACAAATTGGAACTTGTATAATCTAATGTACAAAATCTTAACTTGTACAATGTGCAGTCAATAGAATacgaatatataatattatacattagtTTAAATGATCGAATGAAGAGAGCGAGAGatactattatattataaattaaataagaaacaaGGAGAAATTGGAGTCGTTTGCAGCAGATAGTTGACATGCTTACGtagaatttatagaatataatcaattcacaagtcaaatgaagaaatttccCCTCACTACTGCATGTGTTGCAGGTGTCTTCAGCTATTTGAGTCTAACCAAATATAGTCTATAGAATTTCTTTCTTCAGCTctattaataatgttttcattttctaattaactatttaaattaaaactataaaggATAATTTCATTGATTTGGAAACACACTTCCGTCCGTACACATTTTAGTACTTGActatatcatcaaattattataaataatctcTTCGCTTCGATCCGAAATGTTTGGTGCATTGAAAGAGGCACTTGCGCCTGAAGTGCCTCTTATTACTGACTTCAAGCACCACTGGTCCCTTTTTATTGAGTTTTATGGGTCCAAAGGAACTCAAAACTCATTGGAAAAGAAGTCTGTTCCCATAGAGCAAACCTATTTGACACATCATCTCAATGCTATTCTCAAAATTTTAAGTAAAGAACGTGAAATTGAGGGTGATGCTAATATAGGACCTTGTATGGAATATCTCATTCAAAATCAATGTTTAGACATTCTCTCTACTTTGTGTCAGTCGGATGTTCCTCCTGGGATTCGCccatacatttttaaactttttaatttccttCTGGGAAGAATTAAAACACCAATTGCCTATGTTGAAGTGTTTCGACCCATTAGACGTCTTCTTATGTTCTGTGCCTCTGAGAAAGCATCTCCTACCGAAGATTTAGAAATCGAGTTTATATCTGGACTTCTACGCCGACTCCGTAGTTCACCAGAGCTTTTATCGCTATTCGCTCATGCATCCAAGCCTGGGATAGGAAGCCATTCAAGTTCTCGACGGAGCTCCAGTTGCAGTAATTGTACCGATTGGAGAAAATCTCTTGATTTCATGGAAGAAAATTTAATCGAAAATATGGTGAAATAcaaagaatttattaatttatatacaattgtgtgttcatgtaaatatattttatcgtttAGAATTTGGAGAGCCAGCACCTTGTCTTGTCTGCATTATTGAACTATGTTGATTCGCCAGATTATTTGATTGCTTCTCAATCTATGGAAGGAATTTTAACTGTTCTTTCCCTTCCTGATTCAGAAGCAGCCAGAAGTGTTCTCAATTCCAATGTACAAGATATTGAAAATACAAGTTCTGATATTTCCTCTACAACAATGATACCTCTATCCTCTATTATCATAGGTAGACTTGTTgatctttttgaagaaattaatcaCTCTAACATAAAAGTGTCAGACTTATCTGAACTCAAGGTAAATTGGGTTGAAGCGCATCACCACAGTTATCGCACTGCTAGCAATCATCCTTATTTTTTACGCCGAACTGAAGATCATCGTAATGAATTCCCTGGAAAGTcacatataatttcttttttcgcGTGGTTTGATTACGTGGATAACCTTGTTCGAAGGGCACATCCTCTTATTGGGGAATATTTGTGCTATTCTTTCAATAAGCATTTCTTGGAGAACTGTTTAGAGATACACTTTGGGGATTGCTTGCCTGAAGAGGATAGTCACACAGGGAATGATGCAGCTATGGTGATATTTCTAGCTCATTTAAATCGTTGTTGGAGTCATATTGATTCGCAAGGTTTAGCTAAAACATTCTCTACCTGGCTTATTGGTGATAGTGAGGCTGAACTCAATGGAATGGTATCTCATCCATTAAAacatttgttaatagaaatgtGCCTCAGTTCAAATGTAGAAGTGGCTCTTGAAACCCTACATTTGTTTGATACTCTCCTCGAAAGACCGAGTGAGTGTATTTTATCGTGTTTAGTACTAGGCAATTTGAGTGAGAGGGGATACTATCATCATGAGCTGGCTGTGTCCCAAATTAATTCATGGTCTGAGGAGGAAGACGAGAGAGAGAAAAGTAGGTCATCTCCACATAATATTGGAAAATCTAGGTATGACTTTAGATCCTCACTTTTATGTTGGTTCATACTAACTTATTGCAgtgtctaaatatattttctattttttcagaTTTGAAAGACATAAAGCTCCTACTAGTAGAACCTTAGCTCCATCCAATATTCATAGAATAATTAACATGTGGTTGTTTTTAGTCTGTGAGAAATTACAGCTCAAGTCTTCTGAGAATGCGGGTGGAAGTTACGAGAGTTATCTCAAAGCATCTACAGATCAATTTGTTGAAATAAGATCTCGTTGCAGCAATTTCGACTGGCCCCTTGaagcaaattttaattatgattcgGAGAAACCTAGCTCTGAATCTAAACCAGAAGGTGATCCAACTCGCTGTTTCTACGAAGGAGAATTCCTTTTCGCACTCTtctctctccttcaaaatattctcaaTACTGATCAAGAACTAAACCTACAAACAACTTCCACCCTTTCAAAACTTTGTCTTCTTCCACATCCGTTCCTTCATGAATACCTACTCAATCCTACAATTCCTTTAAATTCTAATTGTAGAACACTTTATTCCACATTGTCTAGTGTGTGTGATGAAGCTGCTTCCCGACTTGAGCAAGTTAATGAACtctcaaataaaatgaaattatgtcgAAAGGCTATGACAGCTCGAGCTGATAGCAAGAAACAATTGCTAGGCGGGATTCCTGAGGTTGAAGTAACACTCATAAATGGAATCATTGTATTGGAAGAGTTTTGTAAAGAAATAGCTGCTATTACATTTGCCAAATACTCCCAGTCATGCTAGGCTAAGTATTTTCGCGGCAGTACCAAAAGGGAAATTATTATCTAGTCATTtcctataaattaataacttttattttcataaatatgaaaaaaaattatgaacaaatgTTAGAGTCttgagattttatttatttaagtaataaattaatttgtgagTTTGTTTTAAGTTTAAAGATGTATTTCTTATGTTTAAATTGAATCAGATTTTACATTCAAGTCCAAGAAAATGCTTTCCGGTTGCTAACATTgcatcattttattaaaaaggggGATTAAACTCAAACTGCACTCAAAAATAAGGAGTTGTACTTaatttattagagaaaaaactTTGGCAATACACGTCGCCGATCTCAGCTCATACTTAAAGgaacataaatgaaaaatgttagTATTTCATCATGTGAGTCTATCTTTGGCCTCTAGCATCACTATAGAATTTCCACGAATAACAATGGTACCCACTGGATTGCGATGACCCTGCTTTGTAGTTTCTATTCCTTCCTCAAGAACCAAATTCATGAATGGGTCGTATCCTCTCAATATCCCCTCCATGTTTCGACTAGCATTTAATTTCAATTGGACCTGCAATCCACAAATAAGACACCATGAAAAAACATCTTCattattcatcaaattgtaACTTACTCTTTTGTCCATAAACTTTTTGAGCTCTGGTGGATGTGCCTTGGTGCTACTCATGTTTCCTTGGAATCAAATCGCGAAGTTAAGAGAAGTGTTGCcgattcaatttaataattcgGAATATCTAGTCATGAACGGTTCACAgtggaagctaatattttataacaagttCGAACGAGATCTATATATAGATATGGAAGAGCACAAGCTTAAATCACGCAACCTATTGTGATAGTTTGGGGGGTAACTAAAGGTCTCAAAGGAGTTCTTTAGGAAAAACCATAGGTAAAAACATCTAGCCAGAGAGActagcatgttaaaaaatacataagactTTACCCGGTATTTTGTTGCCAGCTGTTGATTTTCCGGGCACCATAGATAAAGTTATTTTCCGAAAATTAGGATTCTGAACCTTGCTTACCTGAATTACAATGATATttgttaaactgtgaacaattctaaacaattagttattgaaaataatttcatagttgtgAATTGGCACTGAGTTTGTACCTTGttattgcttgttttttttttggaagaaggaTAGGTTGAAAGATAAACGAAAGATGCCGACAggagaaattgattttttgtttttatttgaaaggtgaGGTTGCGAAGTGCTAATATTAGATATGAGAGTTGTATGCGACTCTCTGTTGTGACTATTGTGGTCAATGCCATTCTGCATTTTGTATTTTcgtttctatatttatatataaatcagcTATTGAAACTGATTAAATTTCACACTGatactatattaatattacttaagtACTTCATAGTATTAACGAactattatagttattattattataattaattagtgtcTGAAAATAAACTGTTGTACCATTTTCGatattgaaaagtaataattGAAGCCATTACCATTAGAACCCATTAGTACCTGCATGGTCTAGACTCCTAGTATCGAGCACCAAGTTGTCAACTAAGAAGTAACATCACATGAACATgaattattaatgtaataattaatatgcatCATTAGTGGTTAATTGAGGATTAATAACCTTGTAGATGTATAGTAAAGTGATTATTCCGTTCCCATGTGCACAGTCTCTGGTCTATTGATTTAATTCTCCCTTTCCTGCATCCCAGACTCAGAAATGTCTCGTCATCGTCGTGGGGGCGGCCTCTACGCCCATTTTGTGAATGACTCTTCCTCGGGGGATCGGCCCTATCGAGGTGCAGAAATTCCTCCTCCTTCGAGTCTGAGTAGCCGGCAATCCAGTTCTGCAGGTAGAAATCCGAATCCCAACTCCAACTCAGGAACTACTAACAGTAGTAAATCCTTCAATTACAAGGATTTCCAAGAGCTTCCTATAAAGAAGACGCGTTCCGAGGAAGATTACTTCAATGAGGATGAGGAGGATGATaaggaaaaagagagaaaaaagcaGGAAGAGTCTTTCTGTCCCTATATCCCTTCTCCGGGCTCTCCGGGATATATTCCGCCTTCTTCTCAGAAAAGTCCTAAAAAGTCGGAGGATGAGGACGAAGAAGAGGATTCTCTTGATACCTTCATGGCTAATCTAGAAAAGGATGCTAAGAGTCAAGGTAACGCCACAATTCACATCTCtcttcattcattttaattattatatctacCTATTCTTATCATTCAAGGTCTTAAATCACTTAATAAGCCCAAAGATACTACCAAGACTTTCAAGGGTGTTCGCACAGATATTGACGAAGCTGACAATGAAGAATCATATTATAAATGGCTTGAAGAGAATCCTAATGCTGGATTAATGCCTGTTGATGAAGATGACGATGATATTGAATATGACGAAGATGGTAACCCCATTGCGCCTAAACTACCCAAATATATCGACCCCCTCCCTCCCATGGATCACTCCGCTATCGAGTACATGCCTTTCGATAAATGCTTTTATAAAGAGCACAATGACATCACTTGCCTTTCTCCTATTCAAGTCATTGATCTGCAACAAAAATTAGGAATTAAGATCTCAGGTGTATCTCCTCCAAAGCCTGTTACAAGTTTTGGTCACTTTGGTTTTGATGAAGTTCTACTTAAATCTATACGCAAATCTGAGTTTACTCAACCCACTCCCATTCAGTCCATTGGAATTCCGGTTTGTCTCTCTGGAAGGGATGCTATTGGTATTGCCAAAACTGGCTCTGGAAAAACAGCCACTTTTCTTTGGCCcattataattcatattcaacATCAGAGACCCTTACTTAATGGAGAGGGTCCTATAGCACTTATTCTTGTCCCCACAAGAGAGCTCGCACTTCAAATATATacagaagcaaaaaaatttggaaaagttTATGATTTAAATGCTGTTTGTGCCTATGGTGGAGGATCCAAGTGGGAACaatcaaaatgttttgagtcaggGGCCGAAATCGCTATTGCTACTCCAGGGAGAATGATtgatatgataaaaatgaaagtaaCTAACTTGCAAAGAGTTACATATTTAGTTTTAGATGAGGCCGATAGAATGTTTGATATGGGATTTGAGGCTCAGGTACGATCCATTTGTGATCATGTACGCCCTGATAGACAAACCCTCCTCTTTTCAGCcacatttaagaaaaaagttgaaaaacttgCTCGGGATGTTCTTACAGATCCTATCAAAGTTGTGCAAGGCTCAATAGGAGAAGCTTCAGAGGATGTAACACAAATTGTTAAAGTACTGGAAAAGGGAGGCTATAAATGGGAATGGGTCTTGCAAAACCTGGTCGAATTTACATCCGCTGGTAGTGTTCTTATCTTTGTtactaaaaagttaaattgtgAAGAGTTGGcgcaaaatttaaaattgaaagaatttGAATGTGAATTGATCCATGGAGATTTAAATCAACATGTTAGGAAcgaaatcatttataaatttaagaaaaaacagtTTCCTATTTTAGTTGCAACAGATGTTGCTGCTAGAGGGCTGGACATACCTCACATACGCACAGTTCTAAACTATGATATCGCTAGAGATATCGACACACATACTCATAGAATTGGGAGAACAGGACGGGCAGGAATTAAAGGTACTGCGTATACACTTGTGACGGAAAAGGATAAGGAATTTGCTGGACATATCGTACGAAATCTTGAGCAAGCCAACCAAGATGTTCCAAAGGAATTGATGGACCTTGCCATGCAAAGCTCTTGGTTCAAGAATTCGCGTTTTAAAAAGGGTAAAATGGGAAAAACAGTTGGACTTGGCTTTAAAGAATCAGTGGATTCCTTAAATGGGGATTCCAAAGCTATATCTGGCCCAGTTAGTGGCGGCCGATTAGGAGTAGTAAGAGAAGCATATAAGAATCAGTTCATGACAAATTTCCGTAAGGCTAGTGATGAAGCAACTTCAAGTGATCAACCTTCAATGCCCCCACCTCCACCGCCACCCTCTAATCAGCCCACTATTCCTTCTCTCGATAGTTCATCTCAAAAGACAGGGAAGAAAAGAAAGAGTAGAtgggactgattttttttttttttcactgtcTATTACTTTGTGTCTTGTTTgtcctattatttattgaataataattaatcatttaaaagaaattataatagtgatcaaacattaatttacgaaaaaaagttgaagaactATATTTTGTGACTCATTCCTATATAATTTGAGCATCTCGctaaataacattatataaaaataaaggaaaataataataataattaaataatcatattacaGGCAAATAATAGtttcgatattaaaaaaaatatcctttttcaaaattatagtcTTATCAAGGACGATTTTGCCTCACTCGAGCCTCTTGTTCTAATCTTAAAAACTCTTCTTGTTGGGCAAGTAGAGACTGATGTTGAGCTGCTGCGCCATGTGCAGCTAAAAGCTCCCTTTCCAGCATCAATTGCCTCTGAAGTAACTCTGGGTGACTTAATCCTGGTGGAGGGTAACGAAGTCCTAATAAGTCAGAGGGATTAAATCTTGGATCTAATCCTTGTAAATGAGGAGGGGGGTGATGAGGTGGTCTTCCACCACCATGGGATAGCATATGATTGAAACCTGGATGTAAAGATAAATGCGAAGATGGACCCGGGGGTAACTCTGGATTGACACCAGCCATTTGTAAACGGACCAGTGGATCTGTAGCTAAAGCAGAAA
The genomic region above belongs to Lepeophtheirus salmonis chromosome 8, UVic_Lsal_1.4, whole genome shotgun sequence and contains:
- the LOC121122411 gene encoding FHF complex subunit HOOK interacting protein 2A, which encodes MFGALKEALAPEVPLITDFKHHWSLFIEFYGSKGTQNSLEKKSVPIEQTYLTHHLNAILKILSKEREIEGDANIGPCMEYLIQNQCLDILSTLCQSDVPPGIRPYIFKLFNFLLGRIKTPIAYVEVFRPIRRLLMFCASEKASPTEDLEIEFISGLLRRLRSSPELLSLFAHASKPGIGSHSSSRRSSSCSNCTDWRKSLDFMEENLIENMNLESQHLVLSALLNYVDSPDYLIASQSMEGILTVLSLPDSEAARSVLNSNVQDIENTSSDISSTTMIPLSSIIIGRLVDLFEEINHSNIKVSDLSELKVNWVEAHHHSYRTASNHPYFLRRTEDHRNEFPGKSHIISFFAWFDYVDNLVRRAHPLIGEYLCYSFNKHFLENCLEIHFGDCLPEEDSHTGNDAAMVIFLAHLNRCWSHIDSQGLAKTFSTWLIGDSEAELNGMVSHPLKHLLIEMCLSSNVEVALETLHLFDTLLERPSECILSCLVLGNLSERGYYHHELAVSQINSWSEEEDEREKSRSSPHNIGKSRFERHKAPTSRTLAPSNIHRIINMWLFLVCEKLQLKSSENAGGSYESYLKASTDQFVEIRSRCSNFDWPLEANFNYDSEKPSSESKPEGDPTRCFYEGEFLFALFSLLQNILNTDQELNLQTTSTLSKLCLLPHPFLHEYLLNPTIPLNSNCRTLYSTLSSVCDEAASRLEQVNELSNKMKLCRKAMTARADSKKQLLGGIPEVEVTLINGIIVLEEFCKEIAAITFAKYSQSC
- the LOC121122414 gene encoding small nuclear ribonucleoprotein G-like; translation: MSSTKAHPPELKKFMDKRVQLKLNASRNMEGILRGYDPFMNLVLEEGIETTKQGHRNPVGTIVIRGNSIVMLEAKDRLT
- the LOC121122409 gene encoding ATP-dependent RNA helicase DDX42, which codes for MSRHRRGGGLYAHFVNDSSSGDRPYRGAEIPPPSSLSSRQSSSAGRNPNPNSNSGTTNSSKSFNYKDFQELPIKKTRSEEDYFNEDEEDDKEKERKKQEESFCPYIPSPGSPGYIPPSSQKSPKKSEDEDEEEDSLDTFMANLEKDAKSQGLKSLNKPKDTTKTFKGVRTDIDEADNEESYYKWLEENPNAGLMPVDEDDDDIEYDEDGNPIAPKLPKYIDPLPPMDHSAIEYMPFDKCFYKEHNDITCLSPIQVIDLQQKLGIKISGVSPPKPVTSFGHFGFDEVLLKSIRKSEFTQPTPIQSIGIPVCLSGRDAIGIAKTGSGKTATFLWPIIIHIQHQRPLLNGEGPIALILVPTRELALQIYTEAKKFGKVYDLNAVCAYGGGSKWEQSKCFESGAEIAIATPGRMIDMIKMKVTNLQRVTYLVLDEADRMFDMGFEAQVRSICDHVRPDRQTLLFSATFKKKVEKLARDVLTDPIKVVQGSIGEASEDVTQIVKVLEKGGYKWEWVLQNLVEFTSAGSVLIFVTKKLNCEELAQNLKLKEFECELIHGDLNQHVRNEIIYKFKKKQFPILVATDVAARGLDIPHIRTVLNYDIARDIDTHTHRIGRTGRAGIKGTAYTLVTEKDKEFAGHIVRNLEQANQDVPKELMDLAMQSSWFKNSRFKKGKMGKTVGLGFKESVDSLNGDSKAISGPVSGGRLGVVREAYKNQFMTNFRKASDEATSSDQPSMPPPPPPPSNQPTIPSLDSSSQKTGKKRKSRWD